One genomic segment of Ipomoea triloba cultivar NCNSP0323 chromosome 9, ASM357664v1 includes these proteins:
- the LOC116030087 gene encoding cinnamoyl-CoA reductase 1-like yields MTTYHLKEEARMSGEGKVVCVTGASGYIASWLVKLLLHRGYTVHATVRNLKDPSKVSHLLELDGAKERLHLFEADLVEENSFDHAINGCEGVFHTASPVDLSPSATKVGVVDTAVKGTLNVLGSCVRTPSLKRVVVTSSTASILFKRDPITPMTVIDETWYTDKEFALEAKQWYVLSKVLAEEAGWKYAEENGIDLVSLHPALVIGPLLQPTLNATSKVIIDLVKEGKDGLPNGIYPVVDVRDVANAHIQAFELPSARGRYCLVAITMHSSQVLKIASRLFPSLPISDKYKDDLPAVATYQVSQEKAKSLGINYTSFDVSLKDTIESLKEKNFLIF; encoded by the exons ATGACTACTTATCATCTAAAAGAAGAGGCCAGGATGAGCGGAGAGGGGAAGGTGGTATGCGTCACCGGTGCTTCCGGCTACATAGCTTCTTGGCTTGTCAAGCTTTTGCTCCACCGTGGTTACACTGTGCATGCCACCGTTCGAAACCTCA AGGATCCAAGTAAGGTGTCACATCTTCTTGAATTAGATGGTGCTAAGGAAAGATTGCATTTGTTTGAAGCCGACTTAGTTGAGGAAAACTCTTTTGATCATGCAATTAATGGATGTGAAGGTGTTTTTCACACAGCATCACCTGTAGATTTATCACCATCAGCAACTAAG GTAGGAGTAGTGGATACTGCAGTAAAGGGGACACTAAATGTTCTTGGATCATGTGTGAGAACACCTTCTTTGAAAAGGGTAGTGGTGACATCCTCAACAGCTTCGATTTTGTTCAAACGTGATCCTATAACTCCAATGACGGTAATTGATGAGACTTGGTATACAGATAAAGAATTTGCTTTAGAAGCaaag cAATGGTATGTCCTGTCTAAAGTCCTTGCCGAGGAAGCTGGATGGAAGTATGCAGAGGAGAATGGGATTGACTTGGTTTCTTTACATCCTGCTCTTGTTATTGGCCCACTTCTGCAGCCCACTCTTAATGCTACAAGCAAAGTCATTATAGATCTTGTAAAAGAAG GTAAGGATGGATTACCTAATGGAATCTACCCTGTTGTTGATGTTAGAGATGTCGCAAATGCACATATCCAAGCATTTGAGTTACCTTCTGCCCGTGGAAGATACTGTTTGGTTGCGATAACAATGCACTCTTCCCAAGTTTTGAAGATTGCAAGCCGgctttttccttctcttcccATTTCTGACAA ATATAAAGATGACTTGCCTGCAGTAGCAACGTACCAAGTATCCCAGGAAAAGGCAAAAAGCTTGGGGATCAACTACACTTCTTTTGATGTGAGCCTTAAGGATACtattgaaagtttaaaagaaaaaaacttccTCATCTTCTAA